The proteins below come from a single Oryzias latipes chromosome 14, ASM223467v1 genomic window:
- the LOC105355679 gene encoding olfactory receptor 52E4-like, giving the protein MNNQTMLVPLQQPIVFEIEGFDILPGSGPFFFLLALLFYMLVLLGNGVVVCVIVLDKKLHRPMFVMICHLVVCDLMGATAVLPHLMMDFLMGQKKIVYLAAISQAFCVHVYGVAMQTILGAMAYDRYVAVCEPLRYHTIMTSARLHFCCALAWIVALVLIAVLFSFHMNAPLCGHIIRHVYCSNRGILNLACSPTPTNNIYGLCMTWSVSSVVFIIIAFSYIRILTDSYKQCRTDSKRSVGSALVRSKAFQTCAPHLVIYTLFEIASFIIIVSYRFPSVHPNLIKFFSILLIIIPPAINPVIYGLVIKDLRTSIIPIFTRV; this is encoded by the exons ATGAACAACCAAACCATGCTGGTTCCTCTCCAACAGCCCATTGTCTTTGAAATCGAGGGCTTTGATATTCTTCCAGGCTCCGGGcctttcttcttcctcctggCTCTGCTATTCTACATGCTGGTGCTGCTGGGTAACGGGGTGGTGGTGTGTGTCATCGTCCTGGACAAGAAGCTGCACAGACCCATGTTTGTGATGATCTGTCACCTGGTGGTGTGTGATCTGATGGGAGCCACGGCGGTGCTGCCTCACCTCATGATGGACTTTCTGATGGGTCAGAAGAAGATCGTTTACCTGGCAGCCATCAGCCAGGCCTTCTGCGTCCATGTCTATGGCGTGGCCATGCAGACCATCCTGGGTGCGATGGCTTATGACAG GTACGTTGCTGTGTGTGAGCCGCTCAGGTATCACACCATCATGACATCAGCCCGGCTGCACTTCTGCTGTGCTCTGGCCTGGATCGTGGCGCTGGTGCTGATCGCCGTGCTCTTTTCCTTCCATATGAACGCCCCTTTGTGTGGTCACATCATTCGACATGTCTACTGCAGCAACAGAGGCATCCTCAACCTGGCGTGCTCCCCCACCCCAACCAACAACATCTACG GTCTGTGCATGACCTGGTCTGTGAGCTCggtggtcttcatcatcatTGCTTTCTCCTACATCAGAATCCTGACGGATTCCTACAAACAGTGCAGAACAGACAGCAAGCGCTCCGTTGGTTCTGCACTGGTGCGCAGCAAAGCCTTCCAGACCTGTGCCCCCCACCTCGTTATCTACACACTCTTTGAGATAGCGTCCTTTATCATAATTGTGAGTTACAGGTTCCCCTCTGTCCACCCAAACCTCATCAAGTTCTTCAGTATTCTACTTATTATCATACCCCCCGCAATTAACCCGGTCATCTACGGACTGGTCATCAAAGATCTGCGCACCAGCATCATTCCGATTTTCACCAGAGTCTAA